From a single Nostoc sp. MS1 genomic region:
- a CDS encoding PEP-CTERM sorting domain-containing protein (PEP-CTERM proteins occur, often in large numbers, in the proteomes of bacteria that also encode an exosortase, a predicted intramembrane cysteine proteinase. The presence of a PEP-CTERM domain at a protein's C-terminus predicts cleavage within the sorting domain, followed by covalent anchoring to some some component of the (usually Gram-negative) cell surface. Many PEP-CTERM proteins exhibit an unusual sequence composition that includes large numbers of potential glycosylation sites. Expression of one such protein has been shown restore the ability of a bacterium to form floc, a type of biofilm.) produces MKSILNQIQTTVAIAALTSVATFTNLAQANAAAFNLSWTGNQGYSAQGKFSYDDAFSGNIITKDQLKSFDISFFNPQGVLLREFNYSFPNSSSSFNFNFDRSKKTVLQTGNFDRPNGFDLGSDFNTVLQGLFFYTFGDSSQGIPAGTIFLKDDNSPETSPAFCQSQPTNPSCRLDLGGSLTATLIPEPGTILGLFAMGFLGKRLKKSQHLSRQ; encoded by the coding sequence ATGAAAAGTATTTTGAACCAAATTCAAACTACAGTAGCTATTGCTGCCCTAACCTCAGTAGCGACTTTCACCAATCTTGCTCAAGCTAATGCAGCTGCCTTCAATCTTTCTTGGACAGGAAATCAAGGTTATTCAGCTCAAGGCAAGTTTAGTTATGATGATGCTTTTAGTGGGAATATCATTACTAAGGATCAGCTAAAGAGTTTTGATATTTCCTTCTTCAATCCTCAAGGAGTTTTATTGAGGGAGTTTAATTACAGCTTTCCTAATTCGAGTAGTAGTTTTAATTTCAATTTTGATAGGTCTAAAAAAACGGTACTGCAAACAGGTAACTTTGACAGACCTAACGGGTTTGATTTAGGTAGTGATTTTAATACAGTTTTGCAAGGATTATTCTTCTATACTTTTGGTGATTCTAGCCAAGGAATACCAGCAGGCACAATCTTTTTAAAAGATGATAATTCACCCGAAACATCACCAGCCTTTTGCCAAAGTCAACCGACAAATCCAAGTTGTCGGTTGGATCTTGGTGGTAGCTTGACTGCTACTCTCATTCCTGAACCTGGAACAATTCTCGGACTATTCGCAATGGGTTTCTTGGGCAAACGCCTCAAAAAAAGCCAGCATCTGTCTAGACAGTAA
- a CDS encoding response regulator transcription factor codes for MPRILVIDDDPAISELVAVNLEMAGYDVSQAEDGIKGQALALQLQPDLIMLDLMLPRVDGFTVCQRLRRDERTAEIPVLMLTALSQTQDKVEGFNAGADDYLTKPFEVEEMLARVRALLRRTDRIPQAAKHSEILNYGPLTLVPERFEAIWFGETVKLTHLEFELLHCLLQRHGQTVSPSEILREVWGYDPDDDIETIRVHIRHLRTKLEPDPRHPRYIKTVYGAGYCLELPSVPQSGEGATTSVVE; via the coding sequence ATGCCAAGGATTCTTGTAATAGACGATGACCCAGCGATTTCAGAACTCGTTGCTGTCAACCTAGAAATGGCTGGCTACGATGTCAGCCAAGCGGAAGACGGCATTAAAGGTCAAGCCCTAGCTCTCCAGCTACAACCAGACTTGATCATGCTTGATCTGATGCTGCCCAGAGTAGATGGATTTACCGTTTGTCAACGCCTGCGTCGGGATGAGCGCACAGCTGAAATTCCTGTTTTGATGTTGACTGCCCTCAGTCAAACTCAAGATAAGGTAGAAGGTTTCAACGCCGGAGCTGACGACTATCTGACCAAACCATTTGAAGTTGAGGAGATGCTGGCGCGAGTACGTGCTTTATTGCGACGTACTGACCGCATTCCCCAAGCAGCCAAACACAGCGAAATTTTGAACTATGGCCCTCTTACTTTAGTTCCCGAAAGATTTGAGGCTATATGGTTTGGTGAAACTGTGAAATTAACTCACTTAGAGTTTGAATTGCTGCACTGTTTGCTACAGCGTCATGGACAGACAGTTTCTCCTAGCGAAATCCTCCGGGAAGTTTGGGGTTACGACCCAGATGATGACATTGAAACCATTCGAGTGCATATCCGTCACTTAAGGACTAAGTTAGAACCAGACCCTCGTCATCCCCGCTATATCAAAACAGTATACGGTGCAGGTTACTGCTTGGAATTGCCCAGTGTTCCACAATCAGGGGAGGGGGCTACCACATCAGTTGTTGAGTGA
- the chlP gene encoding geranylgeranyl reductase, whose protein sequence is MTLRVAVVGSGPAGSSAAETLAKAGIETYLFERKLDNAKPCGGAIPLCMVSEFDLPPEIIDRQVRKMKMISPSNREVDINLIKEDEYIGMCRREVLDGFLRDRAAKLGANLINATVHKVDIPGNNTDPYTIHYVDHSEGGAQGVTKTLKVDLIIGADGANSRIAKEMDAGDYNYAIAFQERIRLPEDKMAYYNELAEMYVGNDVSTDFYAWVFPKYDHVAVGTGTMHVNKASIKQLQAGIRARASEKLTGGKIIKVEAHPIPEHPRPRRVVGRIALVGDAAGYVTKSSGEGIYFAAKSGRMCAETIVEVSQNGSRIPTENELKLYLKRWDKKYGLTYKVLDILQTVFYRSDATREAFVEMCADLDVQKLTFDSYLYKTVVPANPITQLKITAKTIGSLIRGNALAP, encoded by the coding sequence TTGACACTACGGGTTGCTGTTGTTGGGTCAGGCCCAGCTGGTTCCTCTGCTGCTGAAACACTAGCCAAAGCTGGGATTGAGACCTATCTGTTTGAGCGCAAATTAGATAATGCCAAACCCTGTGGGGGGGCGATTCCCTTATGTATGGTGAGTGAGTTTGACTTACCACCAGAGATTATTGATCGCCAAGTACGGAAGATGAAAATGATTTCACCTTCCAACCGCGAAGTTGATATCAATCTAATAAAAGAAGACGAATATATAGGAATGTGCCGCCGGGAAGTCTTAGATGGCTTTTTGCGGGATCGGGCGGCAAAATTAGGGGCAAATTTAATTAATGCCACCGTTCATAAAGTTGATATACCTGGAAACAATACTGACCCGTACACTATTCACTATGTAGACCATAGTGAAGGTGGCGCACAAGGTGTTACCAAAACTTTAAAAGTAGATTTGATTATCGGGGCGGATGGAGCTAATTCCCGCATTGCCAAAGAGATGGATGCTGGGGATTATAATTATGCGATCGCCTTCCAAGAGCGCATCCGCTTACCCGAAGACAAAATGGCATATTACAACGAACTTGCCGAAATGTATGTAGGCAATGACGTTTCTACAGACTTTTATGCTTGGGTATTCCCCAAATACGACCACGTAGCTGTGGGTACTGGCACAATGCACGTCAACAAAGCCAGCATCAAACAGCTACAAGCTGGTATCCGCGCCCGTGCTAGCGAGAAACTCACAGGCGGTAAAATCATCAAAGTAGAAGCACACCCCATTCCTGAACATCCCCGTCCTCGCCGTGTTGTTGGTCGTATTGCCCTAGTTGGTGATGCAGCCGGCTACGTTACTAAGTCTTCCGGGGAAGGGATTTACTTTGCTGCTAAATCTGGGCGGATGTGTGCAGAAACCATTGTGGAAGTTTCCCAAAATGGTAGCCGCATTCCCACAGAAAACGAACTCAAGCTTTATCTCAAACGTTGGGATAAAAAATATGGACTCACTTACAAAGTGCTGGACATCCTACAAACAGTGTTCTACCGTTCCGATGCTACGCGCGAAGCATTTGTAGAAATGTGTGCTGACTTAGATGTACAAAAGCTCACCTTCGACAGCTATTTGTATAAGACTGTTGTTCCTGCTAACCCTATTACCCAGTTGAAAATTACCGCCAAGACCATCGGTAGTCTCATCCGTGGTAATGCTTTAGCGCCCTAA
- a CDS encoding alkaline phosphatase PhoX yields the protein MTLSRRKFFTLAGASAAGTLAASPLEGLLARAAFGQTTLTTTGYGPLFIGSDGLLAVPNGFQYRIISRRGDRMIDGNPVPGNHDGMAAFPGPRGTTILVCNHELSNTSGTKVIVPQGFEYDSASRGGTTNLVIDSNRQLIKQFASLGGTIRNCAGGRTPWGSWITCEENVSTPTSTDGSTKFHGYNFEVPASATGPVQAVPLKAMGRFNHEAIAVDPATGIVYQTEDSGSGLFYRFIPNVPGKLALGGKLQALRIGGTPGSANSVNTATGFNTGQTWTNIDWVDIPEPDPTTDNVRVQGRELGAARFARGEGIWYGNGELYFCCTSGGPGNLGQVFRYVPATNTLQLFVQSPGASDLRAPDNICVAPFGDLIICEDGDAPNFLRGVTPDGKLYNLVRNNFEGGASEFAGACFSPDGQTLFFNMQGPGITFAMWGPWRSRV from the coding sequence ATGACTTTATCTAGACGGAAATTTTTTACATTAGCAGGTGCAAGTGCCGCCGGAACATTAGCTGCTTCTCCTTTAGAAGGTCTTTTAGCTAGAGCCGCTTTTGGTCAAACAACGCTTACAACTACAGGATATGGTCCGCTTTTCATCGGTTCCGACGGGCTTTTAGCAGTACCAAACGGATTTCAGTATCGGATTATATCTCGTAGAGGCGATCGCATGATCGATGGTAATCCCGTACCTGGAAATCATGATGGTATGGCAGCCTTCCCAGGTCCCAGAGGTACAACAATATTGGTTTGTAACCACGAATTGAGCAACACCTCTGGAACAAAAGTAATTGTACCCCAAGGCTTCGAGTACGATTCTGCTAGTAGAGGTGGTACTACTAATTTGGTTATAGATTCTAATCGCCAGCTAATTAAACAGTTTGCATCTCTTGGTGGAACCATTCGTAACTGTGCAGGTGGCCGAACTCCTTGGGGTTCATGGATTACTTGTGAAGAAAATGTCAGTACTCCTACTAGCACTGATGGGTCTACAAAATTCCACGGTTATAACTTTGAAGTTCCAGCTAGTGCAACTGGTCCTGTACAGGCAGTTCCTCTAAAGGCAATGGGACGCTTTAATCACGAAGCTATAGCTGTAGACCCCGCAACTGGAATTGTTTACCAGACCGAAGATAGCGGAAGTGGTCTATTCTACCGTTTCATTCCTAATGTACCTGGCAAATTAGCGTTAGGTGGTAAACTCCAGGCGCTGAGAATAGGTGGTACTCCTGGTAGCGCTAATAGTGTTAACACCGCTACTGGTTTCAATACAGGACAAACATGGACAAACATAGACTGGGTAGACATTCCTGAACCCGACCCAACTACAGATAATGTCCGCGTACAAGGTCGTGAGTTAGGAGCTGCTAGATTTGCCCGTGGGGAAGGTATTTGGTACGGTAATGGTGAATTGTATTTCTGTTGTACCAGTGGTGGACCTGGAAATCTTGGACAAGTTTTCCGTTATGTTCCTGCTACTAATACGCTTCAACTGTTTGTACAGTCTCCTGGCGCATCTGACCTTCGTGCGCCCGACAACATTTGTGTTGCACCTTTTGGCGATCTGATTATATGCGAAGATGGTGATGCTCCCAATTTCTTGAGAGGTGTAACTCCTGACGGAAAATTATATAATCTGGTACGTAACAACTTTGAGGGTGGTGCTAGTGAGTTTGCTGGAGCTTGCTTCTCTCCTGATGGCCAAACTCTATTTTTCAATATGCAAGGACCTGGTATTACCTTCGCAATGTGGGGTCCTTGGCGTTCACGAGTTTAG
- a CDS encoding Uma2 family endonuclease produces the protein MQNTETTLQLRLWTVEEYHRMAEAGIFGADERVELLEGKIIWMIAKGTAHRSAVGRTDYLFKNRLGKQAWVSVQDPVKLNDRSEPEPDIAVVKVDPLDYADHHPTPSEVYLIIEVADNSLKLDCEAKAKAYSQAGIQDYWVLDVVNRQLHVFREPTSEGYKSEVVLAEDAVITPLEFPDLQIVVLEMLPPVMRGE, from the coding sequence ATGCAAAACACAGAAACAACATTACAACTTCGTCTGTGGACAGTAGAAGAATATCACCGGATGGCTGAGGCTGGTATTTTTGGTGCAGACGAACGGGTGGAACTTTTAGAAGGGAAAATTATTTGGATGATTGCTAAAGGAACGGCTCATAGATCAGCAGTAGGAAGGACGGATTACTTATTCAAAAATAGGTTAGGAAAACAAGCTTGGGTATCCGTTCAAGACCCTGTAAAGTTAAACGATCGCTCTGAACCAGAACCAGATATTGCTGTTGTAAAAGTAGATCCTTTAGATTACGCAGACCACCACCCTACACCATCTGAAGTTTACCTAATTATTGAGGTAGCAGATAATAGTTTGAAATTAGATTGTGAGGCAAAAGCTAAGGCCTATTCGCAAGCAGGGATTCAAGATTACTGGGTATTAGATGTAGTTAATCGTCAATTGCACGTCTTTAGAGAACCAACTTCAGAAGGTTATAAAAGCGAAGTCGTTTTAGCAGAAGATGCAGTTATTACTCCTTTAGAGTTTCCTGATTTGCAGATTGTGGTTTTAGAAATGTTACCACCAGTGATGCGGGGTGAATGA
- a CDS encoding sulfate/molybdate ABC transporter ATP-binding protein yields MGIVVENVSKQFGSFQAVDEVNLEIQSGKLVALLGPSGSGKSTLLRLIAGLETPDSGRIILTGKDATNQSVQERNIGFVFQHYALFKHLTVRQNIGFGLEIRKAPANKIKGRVEQLLELVQLSGLGDRYPSQLSGGQRQRVALARALAVEPSVLLLDEPFGALDAKVRKDLRAWLRRLHDEVHVTTVFVTHDQEEAMEVSDEVVVMNQGRVEQVGTPAQIYDNPATSFVMSFIGPVNVLPSSSRIFQSSQLEIEHPNVFLRPQDVVIEKIANGATAPATISRLIHLGWEIKVELTLDDGQVVNAHLTRDRYDELQLEPKQKVYVKPKDAKSFPLYYSI; encoded by the coding sequence GTGGGCATAGTAGTTGAAAACGTATCCAAACAATTTGGCAGCTTTCAAGCTGTTGATGAGGTGAACTTAGAAATCCAGAGTGGTAAATTAGTAGCCCTGTTGGGGCCATCTGGCTCTGGGAAATCTACCTTACTACGCTTAATTGCCGGGTTGGAAACACCAGATAGTGGCAGAATTATACTTACAGGTAAGGATGCCACAAACCAAAGTGTTCAAGAGCGCAATATTGGGTTTGTGTTTCAGCACTATGCTCTATTCAAGCATTTAACTGTGCGACAAAACATAGGCTTTGGGTTAGAGATTCGCAAAGCTCCGGCTAACAAAATTAAAGGGCGAGTTGAGCAGTTATTAGAATTAGTGCAATTAAGTGGTTTGGGCGATCGCTATCCTTCACAACTTTCCGGCGGTCAAAGACAGAGGGTAGCATTAGCAAGAGCGTTAGCAGTAGAACCAAGTGTATTGCTTTTGGATGAACCTTTTGGTGCATTGGATGCTAAAGTTCGTAAAGACCTACGGGCATGGTTACGCCGCCTCCATGATGAAGTTCATGTTACCACAGTATTTGTGACTCACGACCAAGAAGAAGCAATGGAAGTATCGGATGAGGTCGTGGTGATGAATCAAGGACGTGTAGAACAGGTAGGTACACCCGCCCAAATTTACGACAACCCCGCTACATCTTTTGTCATGAGTTTCATCGGCCCAGTGAATGTTCTCCCAAGCAGTTCGCGCATATTCCAAAGCAGCCAGTTAGAAATAGAACATCCAAACGTATTTTTACGCCCCCAAGATGTAGTGATTGAGAAAATTGCTAACGGTGCAACTGCACCTGCTACAATTAGCAGATTGATACATTTGGGCTGGGAAATCAAAGTGGAATTAACTTTAGACGATGGACAAGTCGTCAATGCTCATTTAACACGCGATCGCTACGATGAGCTACAGTTAGAACCAAAACAAAAGGTATATGTCAAACCCAAGGATGCTAAGTCCTTTCCTCTGTACTACTCTATCTAG
- a CDS encoding HAD family hydrolase: protein MATIKCRDITFTNIQAIIFDKNGTLEDSEVYLRSLGQKAARIIDAQFPGTGEPLLMAYGINGDVLDPAGIVAVSSRRETEIATAAYIAETGKGWFDSLRTARQALDDAEKYLGVTPAPLFTGALEILQSLSAAGLKLGIVSAASTQEVKNFVTHHQLTNYIQAQIGVDDGPSKPDPILLLQACKILGVEPSATLMVGDAVGDVQLARNAKAAGCIGISWINKPHNVQGADVVISRLDEIQIVEG from the coding sequence GTGGCAACTATTAAGTGTAGAGACATTACATTTACTAACATTCAAGCAATTATATTTGATAAAAATGGTACTTTAGAAGACTCAGAAGTTTACTTGCGATCGCTCGGACAAAAAGCAGCCAGAATCATCGACGCTCAATTTCCTGGTACTGGCGAACCCTTGTTAATGGCTTATGGCATCAACGGCGATGTTCTCGACCCAGCCGGTATAGTGGCGGTATCCAGTCGCCGCGAAACAGAAATAGCCACAGCCGCCTACATCGCCGAAACTGGGAAAGGATGGTTTGACTCACTCAGAACAGCGCGTCAAGCTTTGGATGATGCAGAAAAGTATCTTGGCGTAACCCCAGCACCTTTATTTACAGGCGCATTAGAAATTTTACAATCATTATCAGCCGCCGGACTCAAACTTGGTATCGTTTCCGCCGCCTCAACCCAAGAAGTAAAAAACTTTGTCACCCATCATCAATTAACTAATTACATCCAAGCGCAAATAGGGGTAGATGACGGCCCTAGTAAACCAGATCCCATATTATTGTTACAAGCTTGCAAAATTTTAGGCGTAGAACCAAGCGCTACATTAATGGTAGGTGATGCTGTTGGTGATGTGCAGTTAGCTCGTAACGCTAAAGCAGCAGGTTGTATCGGTATCAGTTGGATAAATAAACCCCATAATGTGCAAGGTGCAGATGTAGTGATTAGTCGGTTAGATGAAATTCAAATTGTGGAAGGTTAA
- a CDS encoding Uma2 family endonuclease, which translates to MLEVKPRFQSFEEYLSYDDGTDKFYELFNGELIEISPKPGTNVQIANYLLLIFASIIGINRVRGYGLELEVRGEPRNRYPELTIIREEHIQQLAKRNTIRLSMLPPLLVIEVVSPGELQRDRDFIAKRSQYQDCGIPEYWIIDPETKTILVLQLTDKSYTEVGNFSGNDLVISPQFTQLSLKTSQIFASLNQD; encoded by the coding sequence ATGCTAGAAGTAAAACCACGATTTCAAAGCTTTGAAGAATACCTATCTTATGATGATGGCACAGATAAATTCTATGAGTTGTTCAATGGAGAATTAATTGAAATTTCCCCAAAACCAGGAACTAATGTTCAAATTGCCAATTATCTTTTACTTATTTTTGCATCTATTATAGGAATTAATCGAGTACGAGGCTATGGGTTAGAACTGGAAGTGAGAGGAGAACCCAGAAACCGTTATCCTGAACTAACAATTATTCGTGAAGAACATATTCAGCAGTTAGCAAAGCGTAATACTATACGCCTATCCATGCTACCGCCTCTACTGGTAATAGAAGTAGTTAGTCCTGGGGAATTGCAGAGAGATAGAGACTTTATCGCCAAGCGATCGCAGTATCAAGATTGTGGTATTCCTGAATATTGGATTATTGACCCCGAAACTAAAACTATATTAGTTTTACAACTTACCGATAAATCATACACTGAAGTAGGAAATTTCTCTGGTAATGATTTAGTTATCTCTCCACAATTCACACAACTAAGTCTCAAAACATCTCAAATATTTGCATCATTAAATCAAGATTAA
- a CDS encoding 30S ribosomal protein S1: MVNQNLTATEIGFTHEDFAALLDKYDYHFSPGDIVPGTVFSIEPRGALIDIGAKTAAYIPIQEMSINRVDAPEEVLQSNETREFFILTDENEDGQLTLSIRRIEYMRAWERVRQLQAEDATVRSGVFATNRGGALVRIEGLRGFIPGSHISTRKPKEELVGEELPLKFLEVDEERNRLVLSHRRALVERKMNRLEVGEVVIGTVRGIKPYGAFIDIGGVSGLLHISEISHEHIDTPHSVFNVNDEVKVMIIDLDAERGRISLSTKQLEPEPGDMIKNRDLVYDKAEEMAAKYREQLLAKQQGITLPVEGAEDVIEEEIEIPSATEDPVVEEEIPAAIEE, translated from the coding sequence ATGGTCAATCAGAATTTAACCGCTACAGAAATTGGATTTACTCACGAGGATTTCGCTGCCCTACTTGACAAGTACGACTATCACTTTAGTCCTGGGGACATCGTACCAGGTACAGTTTTTAGTATAGAACCGCGCGGCGCTCTGATTGACATAGGTGCTAAAACAGCAGCATATATACCTATACAAGAAATGTCTATAAACCGGGTCGATGCCCCGGAAGAAGTTTTACAATCAAACGAAACCAGAGAATTTTTCATCCTTACCGATGAGAACGAAGATGGACAGCTAACCCTATCCATTCGCCGCATCGAATACATGCGTGCTTGGGAGCGTGTACGCCAATTACAAGCAGAAGACGCTACAGTCCGCTCTGGCGTGTTTGCTACCAACCGTGGTGGTGCTTTGGTAAGAATTGAAGGACTACGAGGCTTTATTCCTGGTTCTCACATCAGCACCCGCAAACCCAAAGAAGAATTAGTAGGCGAAGAACTACCCTTAAAATTCTTAGAAGTAGACGAAGAGCGTAACCGTCTTGTATTATCTCATCGTCGCGCCTTGGTTGAGCGCAAGATGAACCGCCTAGAAGTAGGTGAAGTAGTTATCGGTACAGTTCGCGGTATCAAGCCTTACGGTGCATTTATTGACATCGGTGGTGTTAGCGGCTTGTTACACATCTCAGAAATTTCCCACGAACATATTGATACACCCCATAGCGTGTTCAATGTCAATGATGAAGTGAAAGTAATGATCATTGACTTGGATGCGGAAAGAGGCAGAATTTCTTTATCTACCAAGCAGTTAGAACCAGAACCCGGTGACATGATCAAAAACCGTGATTTGGTTTATGATAAAGCCGAGGAAATGGCAGCTAAATACAGAGAACAATTGTTGGCTAAACAACAAGGCATTACTCTACCAGTGGAAGGTGCAGAAGATGTAATTGAGGAAGAAATTGAAATTCCTTCTGCTACCGAAGATCCTGTAGTTGAAGAAGAAATTCCAGCAGCTATTGAAGAGTAA
- the yidD gene encoding membrane protein insertion efficiency factor YidD, whose translation MLISPLDSFTRKIGIVVIAGYQKHISPHKGFVCAHRVLHGGESCSAYIKRVISEEGLIAGWGKSHTRFQACKQANLTLQASQIKRRVLQIENSEPSEQSETETEENQQSKRSRQKSASSYSSDSSCGDSCSDCSDIPDCSFLADCASLDCSGADCGSLDCSHADCSSLDCGSADCGSLDCGGCGS comes from the coding sequence ATGCTCATTTCTCCCCTCGACTCTTTTACTAGGAAAATTGGTATTGTTGTGATCGCCGGATATCAAAAACATATTTCTCCCCACAAAGGTTTCGTTTGCGCTCATCGGGTATTACATGGGGGTGAGTCTTGCTCTGCTTATATTAAACGAGTAATTTCTGAGGAAGGGTTAATTGCAGGTTGGGGGAAATCTCACACTCGTTTTCAAGCTTGTAAGCAAGCAAATCTAACTTTACAAGCTTCTCAGATCAAGCGCAGGGTGTTACAGATAGAAAATTCCGAGCCGAGTGAGCAATCAGAAACGGAAACTGAAGAAAACCAACAATCAAAACGCTCTCGGCAAAAGTCAGCAAGTTCTTACAGTTCTGATTCTTCTTGTGGTGATAGCTGTTCTGATTGTTCAGATATTCCTGATTGCAGTTTCTTAGCTGACTGCGCTTCACTTGACTGTAGCGGTGCTGATTGTGGTTCGCTCGATTGTAGTCATGCTGATTGTAGTTCCTTGGATTGTGGTAGTGCTGATTGTGGTTCCCTTGATTGTGGTGGTTGTGGCAGTTAA
- a CDS encoding IS5 family transposase produces the protein MYRRAQKQEKAAENFELPFGGKLASDNRWVIMANMIPWSKFEAEYAEIFSARMGAPAKTFRMALGALIIKEKLGISDRETVEQIRENPYLQYFIGMSAYSNESAFDPSMLVHFRERIDIELVNKINQEIVRKMLENKQEVEVRAKKPEVEDSKSKPANRGKLILDASCAPADISYPTDLGLLNQARKQTETIIDTLYKSLLVRNINKPRTYRNKARKDYLAVAKKRKPTVKERRKAIRKQLQYINRNLTHIQQLINLGASLLKLSNSQYKMLLVVAEVYRQQLWLYENQKISIQDRIVSLNQPHIRPIIRGKAGRTVEFGAKFSASYYDGYVFLDHISWDNFNESGDLKSQVEAYKNYTGYYPESVHVDKIYRTRENRAWCQERGIRISGPPLGRPPQNVSPEKKKQAAYDERIRNCIEGKFGQGKRRFSLGRVMAKLPHTSFTAIAITFLVMNLSTLLLRLFCVFFCLFFKTESFFTSSIIETDISLNLKQQKLIFFLD, from the coding sequence ATGTATCGAAGAGCGCAAAAGCAAGAAAAAGCAGCAGAAAACTTTGAACTACCCTTTGGGGGAAAACTAGCGTCAGATAACCGATGGGTAATCATGGCGAACATGATACCTTGGTCAAAATTTGAAGCAGAGTACGCAGAAATATTTTCAGCAAGAATGGGAGCGCCAGCCAAAACATTTAGAATGGCGTTGGGAGCATTAATAATTAAAGAAAAATTAGGAATAAGTGACAGAGAGACAGTAGAACAAATTCGGGAGAACCCGTATCTGCAATACTTTATAGGAATGTCAGCATATAGTAATGAATCTGCATTTGACCCGTCAATGCTAGTTCATTTTAGAGAAAGGATAGATATAGAATTAGTCAATAAAATCAATCAAGAAATAGTCAGGAAGATGTTAGAAAATAAACAGGAGGTAGAAGTAAGAGCAAAAAAGCCAGAGGTCGAGGATTCAAAAAGTAAGCCAGCCAATAGAGGAAAATTAATATTAGATGCTAGTTGTGCGCCAGCAGACATAAGTTATCCGACAGATTTAGGATTATTAAATCAAGCCAGAAAGCAAACAGAAACAATCATAGATACATTATATAAGTCCTTATTAGTAAGAAATATCAACAAACCAAGAACCTACAGAAACAAAGCAAGAAAGGATTATTTAGCAGTAGCCAAGAAAAGAAAACCAACAGTTAAAGAAAGAAGGAAAGCTATCAGAAAGCAACTGCAATATATCAACAGAAATTTAACTCATATTCAGCAGCTAATAAATTTAGGTGCGTCACTATTAAAACTGAGCAACAGTCAATATAAGATGTTGCTAGTAGTAGCAGAAGTTTATCGTCAACAGTTATGGTTATATGAAAATCAAAAAATTAGTATACAAGACCGCATTGTCAGTTTAAACCAACCACACATTCGTCCGATTATCCGAGGTAAAGCCGGGAGAACAGTAGAGTTTGGGGCTAAGTTTTCAGCTAGTTACTATGATGGCTATGTATTTTTAGACCATATTAGTTGGGACAACTTTAACGAATCAGGAGACTTAAAATCACAAGTAGAAGCATACAAAAACTACACCGGATATTATCCTGAATCAGTTCATGTTGATAAGATTTATCGGACGAGGGAGAATCGAGCTTGGTGTCAAGAAAGGGGAATTAGAATTAGTGGCCCACCACTAGGTAGACCCCCCCAAAATGTCAGCCCTGAAAAGAAGAAACAAGCCGCTTATGACGAAAGGATTCGTAATTGTATTGAGGGCAAGTTTGGACAAGGTAAACGAAGATTTAGCCTTGGTAGAGTTATGGCTAAACTTCCTCATACTTCTTTCACCGCTATTGCCATAACTTTTTTAGTTATGAATCTTTCTACTCTGCTATTACGGCTTTTTTGTGTATTTTTTTGCCTATTTTTCAAAACTGAGTCTTTTTTTACTTCTTCTATTATCGAAACTGATATTTCATTAAACCTTAAACAACAAAAACTTATCTTTTTTCTGGACTGA